A stretch of Thermodesulfobacteriota bacterium DNA encodes these proteins:
- a CDS encoding radical SAM protein has protein sequence MHPVPIPDRYNYIAVFLTLACNLRCSFCINRFGSAEPPRARPMAGSEWVRGLDRLVTRPDLPVTLQGGEPSLHPDFIDILNGLRPDLPIDILTNLTFDVEEFARRVRPERLRRQAPYASIRVSYHPETMELAPLVERVLFLQDAGFSVGIWGVMHPLQEAAVLAAQAHCAARGIDFRTKDFLGEYDDRFYGTLRYPQACSGATRNRVLCRTTELLVGPSGGIYRCHSDLYAGRHPVGSLLDPDFSVEDEFRPCEVFGQCNPCDIKVKTNRFQEFGHTSVEVLFPGDGPQT, from the coding sequence ATGCATCCGGTTCCGATTCCTGACCGCTACAATTACATCGCAGTCTTCCTCACGCTCGCCTGCAACCTAAGGTGCAGCTTCTGCATCAACCGGTTCGGCAGCGCCGAACCGCCCCGCGCGCGCCCGATGGCCGGAAGCGAGTGGGTGCGAGGGCTGGATCGCCTTGTCACGCGGCCGGACCTCCCCGTCACCCTGCAGGGCGGAGAGCCGAGCCTGCACCCGGACTTCATCGACATCCTCAACGGGCTTCGGCCCGACCTGCCCATAGACATCCTGACCAACCTCACCTTCGACGTGGAGGAGTTCGCGCGCCGTGTCCGGCCCGAGCGGCTCCGTCGCCAGGCGCCCTACGCCTCCATTCGCGTCAGCTACCACCCGGAGACCATGGAGCTCGCCCCCCTCGTGGAGCGCGTCCTCTTCCTCCAAGACGCGGGTTTCAGTGTCGGCATATGGGGCGTGATGCACCCTTTGCAGGAAGCCGCGGTCCTGGCCGCCCAGGCCCACTGCGCGGCCCGGGGGATCGACTTCCGCACGAAGGATTTCCTTGGGGAGTACGACGACCGCTTCTACGGCACCCTGCGCTACCCGCAAGCCTGTAGCGGAGCGACCAGGAATCGCGTACTGTGTCGCACTACGGAGCTGCTCGTAGGACCGTCCGGGGGCATCTACCGCTGCCACAGCGATCTCTACGCCGGGCGTCACCCCGTGGGGAGCCTCCTCGACCCAGACTTCTCCGTGGAGGACGAGTTCCGGCCGTGCGAAGTGTTCGGCCAGTGCAACCCCTGCGACATCAAGGTCAAGACGAACCGGTTTCAGGAGTTCGGACACACCTCCGTGGAAGTCCTCTTCCCCGGCGACGGACCGCAGACCTGA
- a CDS encoding TVP38/TMEM64 family protein, producing the protein MGKGTACRWGLRLAGLVALGAAGWFARGALGERGLAGLAPTIAELGAAGPLLFVALYGLGMCLFVPGSVLTVAGAVIFGPYEGALWVWLGALLGAAGCFGLARGLGREAVGNLIGARLHGWESAVARRGFAVVALARLAWAPFTPLSFALGLTPVRFRDYLWGTALGMTPGTVALTWSVGTASLGLTREGEPEVWELALVLGAVAALTLLGVWAARRRLAAPALPEGQEGQEAPPPSAT; encoded by the coding sequence ATGGGGAAGGGGACCGCGTGTCGCTGGGGCCTGCGCCTGGCCGGGCTCGTCGCCCTCGGCGCGGCGGGGTGGTTCGCCCGAGGGGCGCTCGGGGAACGAGGGCTGGCCGGGCTGGCGCCGACGATCGCGGAGCTAGGGGCTGCGGGGCCGCTGCTCTTCGTCGCCCTCTACGGCCTGGGGATGTGCCTCTTTGTCCCTGGGAGCGTCCTGACTGTGGCCGGGGCCGTCATCTTCGGACCCTACGAGGGAGCCCTGTGGGTGTGGCTCGGCGCGCTCCTCGGCGCGGCGGGCTGCTTCGGCCTGGCTCGGGGACTCGGCCGCGAGGCTGTCGGGAACCTGATCGGCGCCAGGCTGCACGGATGGGAATCCGCGGTCGCGCGCCGGGGCTTCGCGGTGGTGGCGCTGGCCCGACTCGCTTGGGCCCCGTTCACGCCCCTGAGCTTCGCACTCGGGCTGACCCCGGTGCGCTTTCGGGACTATCTCTGGGGGACGGCGCTCGGCATGACGCCGGGCACCGTGGCCCTCACGTGGTCCGTGGGCACAGCGTCCCTCGGGCTGACCCGGGAGGGTGAGCCCGAGGTGTGGGAACTCGCACTGGTCCTTGGCGCGGTGGCAGCCCTGACGCTGCTCGGGGTCTGGGCTGCGCGCCGGCGCCTGGCCGCCCCTGCCCTACCGGAGGGTCAGGAGGGTCAGGAAGCACCCCCCCCCTCCGCCACCTGA